One Lutra lutra chromosome 7, mLutLut1.2, whole genome shotgun sequence DNA window includes the following coding sequences:
- the LOC125105330 gene encoding ribonuclease K3-like: MMLDLPGPFLFLLLLLGSWGPGHPLGAWAQPPTRAQWFAIQHISTGPVQCNMAMRRVNNYNQRCKPQNTFLHDTFQNVAATCLLPNRTCRNGQNNCHQSANIIGMTYCSHTGGTYPNCRYSTTPQNQFYTVACNPPQPGDPPYHLVPVHLD, encoded by the coding sequence ATGATGCTGGATCTTCCGggaccttttcttttcctcctgttgCTGCTGGGATCATGGGGGCCAGGGCATCCACTTGGTGCTTGGGCTCAACCCCCAACCAGGGCTCAATGGTTTGCAATTCAGCATATAAGTACAGGTCCTGTCCAATGCAACATGGCAATGCGTCGTGTCAATAATTATAATCAGCGCTGCAAGCCTCAAAACACCTTTCTGCATGACACCTTCCAGAACGTGGCTGCTACCTGTCTTTTGCCCAATAGGACCTGCAGGAATGGCCAGAATAACTGCCACCAGAGTGCAAATATTATTGGCATGACTTACTGCAGTCACACTGGAGGGACATATCCCAACTGCCGCTACAGTACTACTCCCCAGAACCAGTTCTACACTGTTGCCTGTAACCCCCCTCAGCCGGGCGACCCTCCCTATCATCTAGTTCCTGTGCACTTAGATTAA